The window GTCCACCCTCCCGCCCCAGTCGTTCAGGGGCTCGTGAGTCGTCTTCTTCTTTTCGCCCCCATTTATACATCGGGATCAGGGCCGGCGCAAGGAATGATTGAGGCATCGACGCGGTTCTGGCGATTATCCTTGACAACTGTACCGCAAAACTTGATAATAAGCCGTTTGATGGTCTGAGGGCTTCGTTAACGTTTTCTCAAAACACCGCGAGGACCAGGGGCTCGCGGTTTTTTCGTTTCTAAGACCCTGATCATATCAGCGGGACGTAGCGCTGTGATGAAGAGGGATAATGGCTCTTGACGAAGGAATTGAGGACGCGATCGGGGGTTCGAGGCCGGACAAAGGAACCCGACATCGCCCCCTCGAGGTGAAAGTAGACGGTCGAGGGGTCGAATCGGCCATTCGGCTCTTCAAAAAGCTCGTGTTGCGCGACGGCATCCTGAAAGAACTGAAACGAAGAGCGCATTACGAGAAACCGGGAGAGAAGCGCCGACGAAAGGTTCGGGAGGCTGCGCGCAGGCTTCGCCGCCAGGCGGCGCGGGCGGTTCGCCGCGATCAGCCGGAATTCTGAGGCTCCCCGGGGGAGGCCCCGGAGCATACAGCCGGCTGTGGCATGCGGGACCATGGCACGGCATCGATCGAACTACCCGTGAGCAGTCGGCCGCAGGCCGACGAAAGGAGTTTCAAGAGTATGGGGACACGAGTGTATGTGGGTAATCTCCCGTTTGATATGGATGCGAACGCCATCCGCGCTCTCTTCGAAGAGGGCGGGCGCCGAGTCGCTGATGTGAAGATTATTACCGATCGGGATACCGGACGACCGCGGGGCTTTGCCTTTGTTGAAATGGAGAACCAGAGCGATGCCCAGGCTGCCATCCAGACGTTAAACGGACGAGAGATCGGCGGTCGACCGCTGACGGTCAATGAGGCAAGAGAACAGGCCCCTCGCCGAGGGAACGGAGGCGGCGGATTCCGCAGCGGTGGTGGCGGTGGCGGTGGCCGCAGACCACGCGGCTATTAACCAGCCAGGATCGCGCATAGTCTCGCCTGAGATGCCTCACTCTGTCAGTCACGTCTGAGCGCCCCTTCAGCCGCTCTGCCCGCCTCCGACGGGTTGATCGGCTGGAGGCGACGACAATTCCACGTAGATTTCAAGAAATGTCGAGAGCGTGACAAGCAGCACCGGCCCCAGGACAAACCCGAGAATCCCGAAGACCTGCAGACCACCAAGCATCCCGAAAAACAGGAAGAGCGTCGACAGATTGGTCCCGCCTGAGATAAGAACCGGTTTCAGCACATTATCGACCGTGCTGACGACCCCCGCTGACCAGGCAAGCAACAAAAGACCGCGAATCCAGCTTCCTTCCAGGAACAGATAGATGGTTGCCGGGATCCAGATTAACGCCGCCCCGCCAATCGGGAGCAGCGAGAAGAGGGCGGTGGCCAGTCCGAGAAAAACCGGGTACGGAACACCAAAGGTCCAGTACCCTATGCCTCCAAGGATACCCTGTGTCAGGGCAGTCATGATTGTGCCGCGCACGACGGCTGATACAGCGCTATAAAGGCGCGAAAAGAGCATCTCGGCATACTTCCGTTCAAGCGGTAGGAACGCTTGAAGGCGGCCGATGATCGCCTCGCCATCTCGGAGCAAAAAGAAAAAGGTAAAGGCGGTGAGAAACATATTAACCGTGAAGCTCAACAGGTTGATGGCGATCCCCTTCAGATTGTCGACGATGAAGCTGCTGACCGCGCTCAAGCCGCCCAGCAATAGCGCGTTCAGATCGACGCCCAGCCCTTTGAAGGGCAGGCTCACGCGATCCCAAAGGGCCCGGACGGCCACCACTACCGGGTGGGAGGCGATCCCCGCGGCTCCCTGCTGCTGATAGAACTGCTCTGCCGCCTGATAGAAGCTGGTCGCTTCACGCGCCAGCACCCATCCGCAGAGCATCGCGGGGACCATCACCGCCGCGATCACAGCGATCGTCAGCACGAGGGCTGCGAGCCCTGACTGACCGCCAAGTCGGTGCAGCAGACGGCGATAGACCGGTTGAAAGACAACGACCAGAATGGCTGCCCAGAGAATCGGGGACGCAAAGGGGACGATGATCAGATAGGTCAGATAGAGCAGCAGGAGCAGGAAGGCATAAAAGAACACCGTGGAGACGGGAGTTCCGTTCCCACCCCGTCGCACAAACATCCCCTCATCTTTCTTATCGGCCATGTTCGCCACTCCCTGCGTCCATTCGACTCAGTCGAAGAATTCCGGATCGGCATTGTCGTTCCGAATGCAGGCGCAGGCCATCTGTGCGGTATTCCGCGCCGTGCCGATCCGGCCGTATCGATCCAGCAGGATGATGCCAACTCCCGCGCCGGTCCTGATCGTCAGCTCGCCGACGGCACGCCTCGCTGCCGTCATCGGCTCTTCGCCTACTGCAAGAAACTCGAGAGCCGTCTTGGCGAGCGCCAGCTTAATAATCGCCTCACCATTTCCGGTGCAACTCACCGCGCCAAGCTGATCGTCGGCATACGTCCCGCAGCCGATCAGCGCGGAGTCGCCCACGCGGCCGGGCGCCTTCAGCGGCAGACCGCCGGTCGAGGTGGCGGCGGCCAGGTGTCCCGATCGGTCGAGGGCGACCGCGCCGACCGTACCGACTCCAACCGCGTTCTCCTCTTGCAGAGTCGCCCATCGGGCGCGCTGTCGCTCGGTGATCAACGCGTCGGCTCCGCACTCCGCGATCCCGACCACTGCGGCGAACTGTCTGGCGCCCTCGCCCACCAGGAGGACCGGCCCGCCCGCCTCCATCACGGCCCTCGCGAGCGTCACCGGATTGGCAATCCGCTTGACGGCGCCAATGGCCCCGGCTGCCAGGTTTCGGCCGTCCATGATCGAGGCGTCCAGCTCAATCTCTCCATCTCGATTCAGGCAGGCGCCTCGGCCGGCGTTAAAGGCCGGATCATCCTCCAGCGTCCTGACGGCCCGCTCGACAGCCTCTACTGCGGAGCCTCCCGCAGTGAGTACCTGCCATCCGTGTGTCGCGGCAGCCTGAATACCCGCCCGCCGCGCCTCAACCAAGTCAGGCGCGATCTTGCCCGCTCCACCATGAATCACGATCACAGGACCGAACGATCTGACAACCATTCATCTCACCTCTTCACTGTCTTCGTGCCGCTGGGAACGCCTCTGCCACGGCAATCCGTTCCAGAACCGGCGGGTGGCTGTACAACAGCCAGACCACCGCTCTCGGCGGATCGATATCTGCGAGATTCGACCTGGCAAGTGTGACCTCCGACGCGATAAAGGCCGTGGGGTTCTCTGTGAGGCGGAGCGATTCGCGATCGGCCTCTCGTTCGAAGGAGCGTGAAATGGCCATCTGGATCGGCGTCGTCAGCATGGTGATGACGAGCAAGAGGAACAGCAGGAGCGATAGCGAAAGGGGGTCAGCCGGATGAACGAAGCCGAAGCGTCCGGAGTCGGCAGCAACCCTGAGGAGACGAGCAATCAGCCACAGGGCGGCGAGTGTCGAGACGGCGCTGATGGCCATCCCCTTCCAGATATGGTGCCGCGTCCAATGCCCCAGCTCATGCGCCACGATCAGCTCGACCTCTTCGGGGGTCGATGCGGTGAGCAGCGTATCGTACAGGACGATCCGTCTCGTTCGTCCAAACCCCGTAAAGTAGGCATTGGTCTTCGTCGTCTTGTGGCTGGCATCTATCTCCAGGATCGGCCCTACTGTGAGACCAGCCCGCTCGGTCAACGTACGGAGTCGCTCGACCAGTCCTTGATCCTGTACCGGTCGGAACGTATGAAACAGCGGATCGAAGAGAATCGGGGACAGCTCGGCAAGCAGGCCCATCACAAGCACGATAACCACCCATACCGGCAGATACCACCGGACGGGATCCCATCGGATGAATGTGTAGAGCAGTATCAGCAGCGGGAGCAGGATCGCCGCGTTGATCAGTATCCCCCTGGTGTAATCCCACACCCACGCCGTGAAGGTTTGACGGGAGAGGCCGAATGTATGCTCGCGGAGGAAACTGCCGTACAGGCTGATCGGAAAGATCGCCGCGTGATACAACAGGGCCAGCACCAGACCGAAGAGTCCGGTGGTCAGCCATACGCGCCCACCCGCAATCCAGACGCTGAGATCGCGAATCTGTACGGATAACGGGCTCAGGATCAGGAACCCGAACAGACCGAGGGTCAACGCCGTTCGTATACCATATAATAGATATCGCCCGCGCGCATAAGACCGCCCCTTGGCCAGCTCCTCCGCGGTAAAGTACCGTCGAGCTTTATCGGCGAATGACACATGCGGATCGGAAGGCGGGGCGTCGTGTCCGAGCGTCTGTCTGTCACACGAGATCGTCGCCAGAGCAAGCGCCGGCAAGACCAACAGGATCGACCATTGCGATACCATACCGTATAGGCCTCGAGACGAGATCAGCCGATCAATTCAACAGACCGAAAATCTTGTGCAGTTCGATGCGGGCCGCAGCATAATTCGGTTCGATATCGAGCGCCTTCTTCAGCTCTCTGGCCGCCTCTTCGTACTTCCCCTTCCGTACCAGAATGCGGCCCATATTCATATAGGGGTAATGTCGAGGCTCGTACCGCTTGGCCACCATGGCCTTCTCGAGCCACGGAATCGCCTCATCGTACTCCCCTTTCTCAATCAGATAGACACCGATGTCGTTATACGGATTCCCGAACTCGGGATCGATCCGGATAGCGACCTCGCACTGCTTGATGGCCTCGTCGATCTGCCCCTGAAAGCTGTAGGCCCATCCCAGAAAGGTATGCGCCTCAGCGGTCGGATAGAGCTCGATAGACCGCTGATAGGCCGCGATGGCGCCGTCCAGATCGCCGTCCGTCTGCAATCGGTGTCCTTCTTTGAAGTAGAACTCTGCCAGTTCAAGTCGTCCCGGATCAGGCATGGCGCTTACCGCTCCGCACGTCAGTAAGAGTCGCCGAGGGGGCCACTCTCACGCTACTGTCCTATTTCTGAAATTGGTTGCATCTTTTCCGACGTCATTCCGGCCAAGTCCGCATCGCGGGCGCGAGCCGGAATCCAGAGAATAACAAGAGTTCCGGATTCCCGCTCTCACGGCAATACCGCCTGCGCCGCCGGCGCGCCCATGACCATGAAAGTGGATGCCCTGTACCCCCCTCACCTCCATCCTCTCCTCCAGGTGATGGGAGAGGAGATCTTTTTTCATCTCCCTCGCCCCTTTGGGGAGAGGGTTGGGGTGAGGGGACGTTCGAAGCGATGACGGCTTCGGACATGATGTCAAGAAGCGTTCGGGTCATGACACCAGAATCTGTCATCTCATTCTATCACGTGAGCGGGCGCCGCGGTGCTTTGAAAAGGTGTCCTGCGCTCAGGCGAGTTTCTTGTGGAAGCGGAGAATGCTGGCGGTGATCAGGACCGCCCCGATGGCGGTGAGCACCAGTAAATGACTCCAGAGATAGGAGATCCCGATACCCTTCAGCATAATCCCCCGGACAATCTCCACGTAATAGGTAAGCGGAATCACATACGCAATGGTCTTGGCCAGGGGCGGCATTCCCTCAATCGGAAAGAGTACGCCGGAGAGATAGACCGATGGAACAAAGATGAAATACGCCATTTGCATCGCCTGCTGCTGACTCCTGGCGATGGTGGATAACAGAATGCCAAGCCCCAGGGTTCCCATGATAAAAAACAGCGACAGGAAGTAGAGAAGAGGCAGGCTGCCGCGGATCGGGATATTGAAGAACCAGACGCCGAACACAAGGGCGAATGTCATCTGCGCATAGCCGATGACGACATTCGGCACGATCTTCCCGATCATCAACTCCCAGCGCCGCAGCGGGCTGACGATCAGCGCCTCGAGCGTGCCGCGCTCACGCTCCCGCACGACCACCATCGCGACGATGGTGATGGTGGTTTGCATCAGGATGAAGCTCAGCAGGCCCGGAATAATAAAGATGGCGCTGACGAGGTCGGGGTTGTACCAGGCCCGGACCCGGACATCCAGGGGAGCGGGTGGCGGGACCCGGCCGGTACTCCGCTGCAACGTTTCCGATGCGATCTTGAGCGAGCCGACCTGACCGATAGCGTTGGCCGCGTTGATGGCCGATGTCGCGACCAGCGGGTCCGAGGCATCCACGATCACCTGAATCTGGGCCACGCGCTGCTGCTTCAGGGCGCGGGCGTAGTCGGGCGGCAGGACGATCCCCACCTTCGCGCCGCCACCGTCGATAAGACGCGTCATCTGCTCATAGCTGTCTACATGATAGTCGAGATTGAAGTATTGGGAGTTGGTAAAGGCATGGAGCAGGTCTCGACTCTCCGGTGTCCGGGATTGGTCGAGGACCGCCGTCACCATATGCTTCACGTCGGTATTGATGGCCCATCCGATGATGCCGAGGACCATCATCGGCATAAACAGCATCATGCCCAGCGTAAAGCGGTCCCGCCACATCTGGATAAACTCTTTGCGGATCATGCCAAGCAGACGCGATCTCATATCCCGCCCTCCCGCATCCGCTTCAGTTGTACCCGAAGCGAGCGACGATCGGCCAGACCGACGAAGGAGACAAAGATATCCTCGATGGAGGGGATCGTCGACTCAACCCGGTTGACCTTCAGTCCTTCGCCGTTCAGACGGGCCTCGACGTCGGTGGGCAACAGGCTTCTGTCCTCGGTCACGACGTGGATGGTGTTACCGAATCGGACGACCTCGGCGACGCCGGGAAGCGTCTCAAGGAAGATTGTCGCCTCCCGCATCGGCCGGCACTCGATCTCGATGACCTGACCCTTGAGGGCGCTCGTCCTGATCTCCTCACGAGCCCCCTGGGCCGTGATCCGGCCCTGATAGATAAATCCCAGGCTGTCGCAGTGTTCCGCCTCATCCATGTAGTGCGTGGTGGCGACAATGGTGATCCCCTCCTCGGAGAGCCGATAGATCAGGTCCCAAAAGTTGCGACGGGACACCGGATCGACCCCGGCGGTCGGCTCATCCAGAAAGAGCAGCTCCGGCTTGTGAATGATGCTGCACCCCAAGGCCAGGCGTTGCTTCCAGCCGCCGGACAGATGGGCTGCCAGCGCGCCCTCGCGTCCGGTCAGGTCGGCCATCTGGATCATCTGCTCGATGCGGGCCCGCTTGATCTCGTTGGGGACCGAGTAGAGGCTGGCATAGAAGTCGAGGTTCTCCCGGACAGTCAGGTCCTCGTACAGGCTGAACCGTTGGGACATGTAGCCGATGCGCTCTTTGATCCGCTCCGGCTCCCGCGCAATATCGTAACCCAGCACATAGCCTGACCCTTCGGTCGGGTCCAGCAGCCCGCAGAGCATCCGGATGGTCGTCGACTTTCCGGCCCCGTTAGGACCCAGGAACCCATAGATCTCGCCCCGCTTGATCCGCAGGTCTACATGATCTACGGCGACGATCTGCCCGAATCGCCTGGTCAGCCCGTAAGTGATGATGGCATAGCCGTCGAGGTCCAACTCAGCCATTGAGACGACTCCAACGGGCGGACGGGCGACGGCTGGTCCGCTGTGCCCCTCTGCTCCCGGTCCTGATCTCGCTATCGGCCGGCATCCCCGGCTTCAACAGGCGCTCGTGATTGTCCAGGCGGATCTTGACCCCGAAAACCAGGTTTACACGCTCCTTCTTCGTCTGGACCGTACGGGGGGTGAATTCGGCCTTCGAACTGATCTCGACCACCTTCCCGTCGAAGCGCCGGTTCGGGAATGAATCGACGGTGACCGCCGCCTGCTGGCCAATCCCGACCAGCCCGATCTCCGACTCCGGGATGTAGACGCGGAGCCATAGATTATCCGGATCGATGAGGATCACGATGGGAAAACCGGGATTGACGACCTCTCCCTGTTCGGCGCGCTTGGTGAGGACGATCGCGGAGAGGGGCGCCAGGATGGTGCTGTCCCGAAGCCGGACATGGGCCATCTCAAGCGCTGCCTTTGCCCGATCGCGTTCGTGACGGGCCGCCTCGATCACCTCCGGTCGAGGTCCCACCCGGATCAATTCGTACCGCTCACGGGCAGCCTTGACCTGACTCATGGCCACCTCTATCCGATTTTTGGCGCGGTCGCGCTCCTGCGCAGAGGTCGCACCCTCCCGGAACAGGCTGTCGAAACGGTTCCAGTCATCCCGCGCGAGCTTCAGGTTATCCTCCGCCTGCTGCAGATTGGCGCGCGCCTCTTCGATCTCCTGAAGGCGAGAGCCGGCCAGCAGCTCTTTGAGTTGCGCCTCGGCCCTGGCCAATGCCGCCCGCGCCTGCGCCGTCTCCGCCTCAAACTCCGGGGTATCGAGGCGAGCGATGACCTGATCCGCCTGGACCTGGTCGCCCTCCTCCACCAGAAGCTGCGCGAGTCGGCCCGGCAGCTTCGAGCTCACCTCGACCTCCGTGGCCTCGATGGTTCCGTTCGCCACCAAGCTGTCGCCGCTCCCCTTCTCGCGCACCAACCCCCAGCCAACGAAGAGTGCAGCGCCAGCGAGTGCCAGCGCAATGAGCAGTGCTATCTTTCGTTTTGAGTCCGTCATAGACCATCTGCTTCTTGCTTGCCTGCGTCATGCGTTTTCATACTTCACACACCTTCAGCGCCTCTTCGCCGTAATGGTTGATGACCTTGATGAGGAACCACATCCACACTCGTCAGTGGTGCGGCTGTGACAAGCGTGTAGCTCGTGCTCCGGCCGCCTTCCGGATTGCGGATGAGAATGCTGCATTCAACCAGAGACAGGATGTCGCGCAGAGCCGTGTCCTGGGAACACTGAGTGAGCTTGGCGTACTTCGATGTCGTGAGCTTGCCTTCAAAGCCATCCAGCAAGCGGTTTAATACGAGGCGCTGGCGCTCGTTGATCGCAACACCGGCGATAGCTTCCCAGAACCGTGCTTTCGCGAGGACCGCGGCGAGAGTGGTTTGAGCGCCGTCAATGGCGCGGCCAAGACAGCCGAGAAACCAGTCCATCCACGGCGTGATGTCTATCCTCCCCTTCTGCGTCTGCTCAAGAATGTCGTAATAGGCGGCGCGCTCCGGCCGGATCTGTGCCGACATGCTGTAAAAGCGTTGCGGACTGTTTTCGGAGCCGGCCAGAGCCATATCGGCGATAGCTCGCGCAAGACGGCCATTCCCATCATCGAACGGGTGGATGGTCACGAACCAGAGGTGCGCCAGCCCCGCCTTCAGGACCGGATCAATGTCGGCGTGTGCGTTAAACCAGTCCAGGAATGCCTGCATTTCCCTGTCGAGGCGTGCGGCGGCCGGCGCTTCGAAATGGACGTGCTCCTTGCCGACCGGGCCGGACACGACCGTCATCGGACCGGTGCTGTCGTCACGCCAAGCCCCTACCCTGATCCTGGTCATTCCGCTGCGCCCGGCAGGAAACAGGGAAGCATGCCACGAAAAGAGCCTGTCAGCGGTGAGCGGCTGGTCATAATGGCGGGTGGCGTCGAGCATCATCTCAACGATTCCCTCGACATGGCGGTCTGCAGGCTTAAGTGCGCCGATATCCATGCCGAGGCGGCGCGCAATCGAGGAGCGGACCTGCTCAGCGTCAAGCTTTTCCCCCTCGATCTCACTGCTCTTGAGCACATCAGCCGTCAGGGTGTGCAGGACGGCCTCCTGACGGAGGTTGAAGCCGAGGGCTTCCATGCGACCGATCAGTCGACCCTGTCGGTGACGAACCGCCGCGAGAGGTTCAGTAAGACCTTCTCGATCCCAACGGAACCGGGGCCAATCTTGAAGCTCATGGATATACATTCTCCGCACCTTCTGCGGAGATTATAACCTGGAATCACCGCAGGAGACAAGTATTCTCCGCTTTTTACGCGGAGAATAAGGCGCCCAATCGCCGCACGACGTAAGTCGTCATCTTCACAACCTTCATCGCGTTCACCCTCGACTCAACAGCGTCTTGAAGGCGGTTTCGTCGAGGTGGGGATGCCGAGGCGCGTGGCGTCGCCGAACTTGCTCCCGGGGTCTTTGCCCACGACGACGTAATCGGTCTGCTTGCTGACTGACGAGGTCATGCGGCCACCAGCCCGCACGATCAGCTCTTTCGCCTCGTCACGGGTGAGGGTCTCCAGCCCGCCTGTCAGGACGAAGGTCTTGCCGGCGAGGGGGCGAGGTCCCGCCGTGACGCCTGCTTCCTTCATGCTCACGCCCACTTCTCGCAACTGCTCGGTCTGGCGGCGGTTCTCGGGTTGGCAGAAATAGAGGGCCACGCTCTGGGCGATGCGGGGACCGATACCGTAGATCTCGGCCAACTCCGCCTCCGACGCCTGCTCTACCCGATCCATCGAGCCGTAATGCCGAGCCACAATCGCCGCCACATGCTCGCCTACATACCGGATGCCCAGCGCGAACAACAGGTGGCTCAGCCCGCGCCCCTTGCTGCCCTGGATCGCGTTGCGCAAGTTGGTAGCCGACTTCTGCGCCAGCCGTTCGAGCCCTGCCAGCGTCTCCACGTCAAGCCGGTACAGATCAGCAAACTCCCCCACCAGCTTCCGGTCGACAAGCTGTTCTACTACCGCCTCGCCCAGGTGCTCGATGTCCATCGCCCTCCGTGAGCCGAAGTGCAGCAGCGATTCCTTGAGCCGGGCTATGCAGGCAGAGTTCGTACAGCGGCTGACGACCTCGCCCTCGGGTCGAAAGGCCTCGGCGCCACAGGCCGGACACCGGGTCGGGAAGCGGAATGGCTGACTGTGAGATGGCCGCCTTTCCTGGATGACCCGCAGGATGTGCGGGATCACATCACCGGCCCGCTCGATCACGACGGAGTCTCCCTCGCGGATGTCCAGACGTTCGATCTCATCGGCATTGTGCAGCGTCGCCCGGCTGATCGTGGCGCCGGCGATCTCCACGGGATCGAGTAAGGCGGTCGGCGTCAGCGCCCCCGTCCGCCCTACGTTGATATCGATCTTCCTGATAACACTGGTCGCCTGCCGCGCCGGGAACTTGTACGCGATGGCCCACCGGGGATGATGGGTGGTCGAACCGAGCCTGCGTTGCAGCTCGATCGCATCGACCTTGACGACGACACCGTCGCAGTCGCACCCGATCTCATCGCGAGCAGCCTCGACATCGAGACAGGCGGCAACGGCACTCTCGATATCGGCGCAGCGCCGGCGATAGCGCTCCAGCGTGTTCTTCCGGTCTTTGGGGTCGGGCAGAAATCCGGCCTCCAGCAACTGCTCCATGGCCTGCCAATGATCTGTGAACGGATCCGACTCGATGTAGCTGACGCCGTAGATGAAGATATCGAGGGGACGGCTTACAGTAATCCGCGAGTCTTTCTGTCGGACTGAGCCGGCTGCAGCATTCCTGGGATTGGCGAACGGCTCTTCGCCTTCCGCCTCCAACCCTCGATTGAGCTTTTCAAACGCCTGATGCCACATAAAGATCTCGCCGCGCAACTCCAAGGCGGGATACGTCGCTAACGGTCCGCGCAGTTCGCGGGGCAGACTCCGGACCGTCATCAGGTTTTGCGTCACGTCCTCTCCATGTCGCCCGTCCCCCCTGGTGGCGCCCCGCACGAACCGACCATGCTCATACAGTAAGGCTACGCCCAAGCCATCAACCTTCGGCTCAACGACATAGGTAAACCGCTCATCGGGAAGCGCCCGTTTGATGCGGGCCTCAAACTCACGCAGTTCGTCGGCATTGTAGGCGTTGTCCAGCGAAAGCATCGCCGCCTTGTGCTGGACCGAGACAAACCCTTCGACCGGCCGGCCGCCAACGCGCTGGGTCGGAGAGTCGGCCGTGATCAGCTCGGGATACGCCTGCTCAAGCTGCTTCAGGCGTTCAAAGAGCGTATCAAACTCGGCGTCAGAAATCTCCGGCCGATCCAACACATAGTACAGGTATTCATGACGGCGAATAAGCCGTCGGAGTTCCTCGGCCTGTGCGCGGAGCGTAGAGGCTTCTGACACGTTTTTCAACATAGCACTCAGGATAACTATTTGTAAGTAGCTAGATTTACGGATGTTATCTTCAGCCTATTGGTAGCAGAGTTTGTGTAGTGAGGCAAGGCAATTCGGCCCTTAAACCCTTGCCTGGGTCGGCTGTCTAATCAGGCAAACAGTCACAACAATCACGACAGGAGGGAACGATCA of the Candidatus Methylomirabilis lanthanidiphila genome contains:
- a CDS encoding protease, whose translation is MVSQWSILLVLPALALATISCDRQTLGHDAPPSDPHVSFADKARRYFTAEELAKGRSYARGRYLLYGIRTALTLGLFGFLILSPLSVQIRDLSVWIAGGRVWLTTGLFGLVLALLYHAAIFPISLYGSFLREHTFGLSRQTFTAWVWDYTRGILINAAILLPLLILLYTFIRWDPVRWYLPVWVVIVLVMGLLAELSPILFDPLFHTFRPVQDQGLVERLRTLTERAGLTVGPILEIDASHKTTKTNAYFTGFGRTRRIVLYDTLLTASTPEEVELIVAHELGHWTRHHIWKGMAISAVSTLAALWLIARLLRVAADSGRFGFVHPADPLSLSLLLFLLLVITMLTTPIQMAISRSFEREADRESLRLTENPTAFIASEVTLARSNLADIDPPRAVVWLLYSHPPVLERIAVAEAFPAARRQ
- the iaaA gene encoding Isoaspartyl peptidase precursor, with the protein product MVVRSFGPVIVIHGGAGKIAPDLVEARRAGIQAAATHGWQVLTAGGSAVEAVERAVRTLEDDPAFNAGRGACLNRDGEIELDASIMDGRNLAAGAIGAVKRIANPVTLARAVMEAGGPVLLVGEGARQFAAVVGIAECGADALITERQRARWATLQEENAVGVGTVGAVALDRSGHLAAATSTGGLPLKAPGRVGDSALIGCGTYADDQLGAVSCTGNGEAIIKLALAKTALEFLAVGEEPMTAARRAVGELTIRTGAGVGIILLDRYGRIGTARNTAQMACACIRNDNADPEFFD
- a CDS encoding 30S ribosomal protein S21; protein product: MALDEGIEDAIGGSRPDKGTRHRPLEVKVDGRGVESAIRLFKKLVLRDGILKELKRRAHYEKPGEKRRRKVREAARRLRRQAARAVRRDQPEF
- a CDS encoding RNA-binding protein; the protein is MGTRVYVGNLPFDMDANAIRALFEEGGRRVADVKIITDRDTGRPRGFAFVEMENQSDAQAAIQTLNGREIGGRPLTVNEAREQAPRRGNGGGGFRSGGGGGGGRRPRGY
- a CDS encoding Secretion protein HlyD, which translates into the protein MTDSKRKIALLIALALAGAALFVGWGLVREKGSGDSLVANGTIEATEVEVSSKLPGRLAQLLVEEGDQVQADQVIARLDTPEFEAETAQARAALARAEAQLKELLAGSRLQEIEEARANLQQAEDNLKLARDDWNRFDSLFREGATSAQERDRAKNRIEVAMSQVKAARERYELIRVGPRPEVIEAARHERDRAKAALEMAHVRLRDSTILAPLSAIVLTKRAEQGEVVNPGFPIVILIDPDNLWLRVYIPESEIGLVGIGQQAAVTVDSFPNRRFDGKVVEISSKAEFTPRTVQTKKERVNLVFGVKIRLDNHERLLKPGMPADSEIRTGSRGAQRTSRRPSARWSRLNG
- a CDS encoding multidrug ABC transporter ATP-binding protein, whose product is MAELDLDGYAIITYGLTRRFGQIVAVDHVDLRIKRGEIYGFLGPNGAGKSTTIRMLCGLLDPTEGSGYVLGYDIAREPERIKERIGYMSQRFSLYEDLTVRENLDFYASLYSVPNEIKRARIEQMIQMADLTGREGALAAHLSGGWKQRLALGCSIIHKPELLFLDEPTAGVDPVSRRNFWDLIYRLSEEGITIVATTHYMDEAEHCDSLGFIYQGRITAQGAREEIRTSALKGQVIEIECRPMREATIFLETLPGVAEVVRFGNTIHVVTEDRSLLPTDVEARLNGEGLKVNRVESTIPSIEDIFVSFVGLADRRSLRVQLKRMREGGI
- a CDS encoding membrane protein; protein product: MPDPGRLELAEFYFKEGHRLQTDGDLDGAIAAYQRSIELYPTAEAHTFLGWAYSFQGQIDEAIKQCEVAIRIDPEFGNPYNDIGVYLIEKGEYDEAIPWLEKAMVAKRYEPRHYPYMNMGRILVRKGKYEEAARELKKALDIEPNYAAARIELHKIFGLLN
- a CDS encoding transporter, translated to MRSRLLGMIRKEFIQMWRDRFTLGMMLFMPMMVLGIIGWAINTDVKHMVTAVLDQSRTPESRDLLHAFTNSQYFNLDYHVDSYEQMTRLIDGGGAKVGIVLPPDYARALKQQRVAQIQVIVDASDPLVATSAINAANAIGQVGSLKIASETLQRSTGRVPPPAPLDVRVRAWYNPDLVSAIFIIPGLLSFILMQTTITIVAMVVVRERERGTLEALIVSPLRRWELMIGKIVPNVVIGYAQMTFALVFGVWFFNIPIRGSLPLLYFLSLFFIMGTLGLGILLSTIARSQQQAMQMAYFIFVPSVYLSGVLFPIEGMPPLAKTIAYVIPLTYYVEIVRGIMLKGIGISYLWSHLLVLTAIGAVLITASILRFHKKLA
- a CDS encoding cell division protein Fic is translated as MYIHELQDWPRFRWDREGLTEPLAAVRHRQGRLIGRMEALGFNLRQEAVLHTLTADVLKSSEIEGEKLDAEQVRSSIARRLGMDIGALKPADRHVEGIVEMMLDATRHYDQPLTADRLFSWHASLFPAGRSGMTRIRVGAWRDDSTGPMTVVSGPVGKEHVHFEAPAAARLDREMQAFLDWFNAHADIDPVLKAGLAHLWFVTIHPFDDGNGRLARAIADMALAGSENSPQRFYSMSAQIRPERAAYYDILEQTQKGRIDITPWMDWFLGCLGRAIDGAQTTLAAVLAKARFWEAIAGVAINERQRLVLNRLLDGFEGKLTTSKYAKLTQCSQDTALRDILSLVECSILIRNPEGGRSTSYTLVTAAPLTSVDVVPHQGHQPLRRRGAEGV
- a CDS encoding putative inner membrane protein — encoded protein: MADKKDEGMFVRRGGNGTPVSTVFFYAFLLLLLYLTYLIIVPFASPILWAAILVVVFQPVYRRLLHRLGGQSGLAALVLTIAVIAAVMVPAMLCGWVLAREATSFYQAAEQFYQQQGAAGIASHPVVVAVRALWDRVSLPFKGLGVDLNALLLGGLSAVSSFIVDNLKGIAINLLSFTVNMFLTAFTFFFLLRDGEAIIGRLQAFLPLERKYAEMLFSRLYSAVSAVVRGTIMTALTQGILGGIGYWTFGVPYPVFLGLATALFSLLPIGGAALIWIPATIYLFLEGSWIRGLLLLAWSAGVVSTVDNVLKPVLISGGTNLSTLFLFFGMLGGLQVFGILGFVLGPVLLVTLSTFLEIYVELSSPPADQPVGGGQSG